In one window of Poriferisphaera corsica DNA:
- the queF gene encoding preQ(1) synthase, with product MADTKILDFFDNPNGTDGSAHPFVIEHINEEFTSVCPVTGHPDFGTIILRYIPDKTCVELKSLKLYYQDFRNEGIYYEAVTNKIAKDLNDAMSPVWLQVETQWKGRGGIRSNITVEFGKKP from the coding sequence ATGGCTGATACAAAAATCCTCGATTTCTTCGACAACCCCAATGGAACAGACGGTTCCGCTCACCCCTTCGTCATTGAACATATTAACGAAGAGTTCACCTCCGTCTGCCCCGTCACAGGCCACCCCGACTTCGGAACCATTATCCTCCGATACATCCCCGATAAAACCTGTGTCGAACTCAAATCTCTAAAGCTCTACTATCAGGATTTCAGAAACGAAGGCATCTACTACGAAGCCGTGACCAACAAAATTGCCAAAGACCTGAACGACGCTATGTCACCTGTCTGGCTCCAAGTCGAAACCCAGTGGAAAGGACGCGGCGGCATCCGCTCCAACATCACCGTCGAGTTCGGCAAGAAACCATAA
- the sucD gene encoding succinate--CoA ligase subunit alpha, producing the protein MSILVDKNTRVICQGITGSAGAFHTKGCLEYGTNMVGGVTPNKGGTNDVNGLPIFNTCHEAVQATGASATMIFVPPAFAADAILEAADAGIELVVCVTEGIPVSDMMRVRRVLDQPRFRSLRLIGPNCPGVITPGQCKIGIMPGYIHKAPQEAEAKRSVGIISRSGTLTYEAVWQTSNLGIGQTTCVGIGGDPVRGMNFIDSLIMFNADPETDGIVMIGEIGGTDEEKAAEFIKNHVHKPVTAFIAGRTAPPGRRMGHAGAIISGGEGTADSKIAALRAAGCFIAESPADLGSTMHAALGL; encoded by the coding sequence ATGAGCATCTTAGTCGACAAAAATACACGCGTTATCTGTCAAGGCATTACCGGCTCCGCCGGCGCTTTCCACACCAAAGGCTGCCTCGAATACGGTACCAACATGGTGGGTGGTGTCACGCCCAATAAAGGCGGTACCAACGACGTTAATGGTCTGCCTATTTTCAATACCTGTCATGAAGCCGTACAAGCTACTGGCGCCAGCGCGACCATGATCTTTGTACCACCTGCCTTCGCTGCTGATGCGATCCTCGAAGCCGCAGACGCAGGCATCGAACTCGTCGTCTGTGTCACCGAAGGCATCCCTGTTTCCGACATGATGCGTGTTCGCCGCGTACTCGATCAACCTCGTTTCCGATCACTCCGCCTCATCGGCCCCAACTGTCCCGGTGTCATCACACCCGGTCAGTGCAAAATCGGCATTATGCCCGGTTACATCCACAAGGCCCCACAGGAAGCTGAAGCCAAACGCTCCGTCGGCATCATCTCACGCTCCGGCACGCTCACCTACGAAGCTGTCTGGCAAACCTCCAACCTCGGCATCGGTCAGACCACATGCGTCGGCATCGGCGGTGACCCCGTTCGCGGCATGAACTTCATCGACAGTCTCATCATGTTCAACGCCGACCCTGAAACCGACGGTATCGTCATGATTGGTGAAATCGGTGGCACGGACGAGGAGAAAGCTGCAGAGTTCATCAAGAACCACGTACACAAACCTGTTACCGCATTCATCGCTGGCCGCACAGCTCCTCCGGGCCGTCGCATGGGCCACGCTGGCGCGATTATCTCAGGTGGTGAAGGCACCGCAGATTCCAAGATCGCCGCACTCCGTGCTGCAGGCTGCTTCATTGCAGAATCCCCAGCCGACCTAGGCTCGACCATGCACGCAGCACTCGGCCTCTAA
- the gatC gene encoding Asp-tRNA(Asn)/Glu-tRNA(Gln) amidotransferase subunit GatC, translating to MSEQKITEEDVRHVAKLSRLRLNDDEIHHFTEQLEAVLGYISKLNELDVEGVEPMAHAMDMSNVLREDIEVDGISTKDALKNAPASDDAYFEVPKVLGEGSGA from the coding sequence ATGAGTGAGCAGAAAATCACAGAAGAAGACGTAAGGCATGTGGCGAAATTAAGCCGCTTGCGCTTGAACGATGATGAGATCCATCATTTCACGGAACAGCTAGAAGCAGTGCTGGGATATATCAGCAAACTGAATGAGCTGGACGTTGAGGGTGTGGAGCCGATGGCTCACGCGATGGACATGAGCAATGTCCTGCGTGAAGACATTGAAGTGGACGGTATCTCGACGAAGGATGCTTTAAAGAATGCACCTGCAAGTGATGATGCGTACTTCGAGGTCCCCAAGGTTTTGGGTGAAGGCTCCGGGGCTTAA